A genomic window from Camelina sativa cultivar DH55 chromosome 2, Cs, whole genome shotgun sequence includes:
- the LOC104731926 gene encoding uncharacterized protein LOC104731926 has product MDSPQSVVSPFKIGDSENENSNSVQSSGNKSNGINSNGKDSKSCGREDLVGTLEVYVHQARDIHNICIYHKQDVYAKLCLTNDPEKSVSTKIINGGGRNPVFDDNVKLDVRVLDTSLKCEIYMMSRVKNYLEDQLLGFTLVPMSELLFKNGKLEKEFSLSSTDLYHSPAGFVQLSLSYNGSYPDVMAIPSMPSSVSVDETTKDPEGSESVPGELDKIEFPDPNVANENEKMVSEYFGISCSTIDSETSDSLVTSDAENHVTNSVTSELKQDSPESSNATNGAASPHASAHSATETPNHEHLSVVNSKASSQELGSEASGETSEEKTVKSVLTLKVEPESKVVQQDIVDMYMKSMQQFTDSLAKMKLPLDIDSPTKSENSSSDSQKLPTPKSNNGSRVFYGSRPFF; this is encoded by the coding sequence ATGGACTCCCCGCAATCTGTTGTTTCACCATTCAAGATTGGTGATTCAGAGAATGAGAACTCAAATTCTGTGCAGAGCTCTGGAAACAAATCGAATGGCATAAATTCCAATGGGAAAGATTCTAAAAGTTGTGGCCGGGAAGACCTTGTTGGTACTCTTGAGGTTTATGTCCATCAGGCAAGGGATATCCATAACATTTGTATATATCACAAGCAAGACGTTTATGCCAAGCTTTGCCTTACAAATGATCCTGAAAAGTCTGTCTCGACCAAAATCATCAATGGTGGTGGGAGAAATCCGGTTTTTGATGACAATGTTAAGCTTGATGTCAGGGTTCTGGACACTTCCCTCAAATGTGAGATTTACATGATGAGCAGGGTGAAAAATTATCTTGAAGACCAGCTGCTTGGTTTTACTTTGGTTCCTATGTCGGAACTGCTCTTCAAGAATGGGAAACTTGAGAAAgagttctctctttcttccacTGATTTGTACCATTCGCCAGCTGGTTTTGTTCAATTGTCACTCTCCTACAATGGATCCTACCCTGACGTGATGGCTATTCCCTCTATGCCTTCGTCTGTTTCTGTTGATGAAACTACCAAGGATCCAGAAGGGTCTGAATCAGTTCCAGGTGAGTTGGATAAGATAGAGTTTCCAGATCCTAATGTCGCGAACGAAAATGAGAAGATGGTTTCCGAGTATTTTGGGATCTCCTGTTCCACTATTGACTCAGAAACTTCTGACAGCTTGGTTACTTCCGATGCTGAGAATCATGTGACCAATTCTGTCACTTCTGAACTGAAGCAAGATTCACCTGAGAGCAGCAATGCAACAAATGGAGCTGCTTCTCCTCACGCTTCAGCTCACTCCGCCACAGAAACACCAAACCATGAACATCTCTCTGTCGTGAATTCCAAAGCGAGTTCCCAGGAGTTAGGGAGCGAGGCTTCAGGTGAGACATCCGAGGAGAAGACTGTGAAATCCGTCCTCACTCTGAAAGTTGAGCCGGAGTCAAAGGTGGTACAGCAGGATATCGTCGACATGTACATGAAAAGCATGCAACAGTTTACTGATTCACTGGCTAAGATGAAGCTTCCTCTGGACATTGATAGCCCAACAAAATCAGAGAATTCAAGCTCTGATTCTCAGAAGCTGCCAACACCAAAGAGTAACAACGGATCCCGTGTGTTCTATGGGAGCAGGCCCTTCTTCTGA